The genome window CGAATCCTCCACCATATCCCGACGCGGCAAGCTGACGATGGTGGAAAGCTACCCGATCTCGATCCAGTGGCCCCCTCCCTGGCAGGATTCGCAACCATCTGTTGAACAATGTCGTGCAGAAGTCCGCCATGCACTGGGACTGCCACTGGATCACAAGATCGGGATCGGTGTGGACCGTCAGGATTACACCAAAGGGATCCTCGAGCGGTTCAGGGCCGTTGAAAAGCTGCTGGAGATGCACGAGGAAATGATCGGGAGATTTACCTTTATCCAGATTGCCGCACCGACCCGTTCTGCGCTTGATGATTACCAGGCATTCGAGTCACAGGTCCGGAATCTCGCGACTCGCATCAACCAGCGCTTCTCGAAAGAGAACTGGCAGCCGATCTGCCTCAAGGTAGAACACCACTCCCCTGAAGTAGTGAACCATTACTACCGGGCTGCTGATGTCTGCATGGTGACAAGCCTGCACGACGGGATGAATCTGGTGGCCAAGGAATACGTTGCCTCTCGCGACGACGAGCAGGGGGTGCTCGTCCTGAGCCAGTTCACCGGTGCGGCCCATGAGCTGCACGAGGCGCTCATTGTCAATCCATACCATATCGAGCAGACCGCTGAAGCCCTGGACCGCGCACTCAGCATGCCCGACTTCGAGCAGCGGGAGCGCATGCGCAGCATGCGTGCGATGGTACGTGACTTCAATGTCTATCGGTGGGCCGGACGAATGCTCCTGGATGCAGCCCGCGTCCGCCAACGGGAGAAATTGGCCTCCAGAATCGGAAAAGACACGTGACCGCGGTCTATCTCTTCAACGAAAAAGCGCTGAAGGTTTTTGGCAGTTATATTGGGCCGGACACCCTTTTTGCCTTCGATCTTGACGGCACCCTTGCCCCGATCGTTGCTGAATACTCTGCAGCCATGGTTGCCGAACCGGTCCGCTGTGCCATGAAACGGCTCGTCAAGCTGGCAAAGGTCTCGGTGATCACAGGCAGATCAAGAAAAGATGCCCTGGCTATCCTCGGATTCGAACCACATCTGCTCATTGGCAACCATGGCGCCGAATGGCCGATCGGCACGGAATCACGGGACCAACGATTCGTGCAGACCTGCACTGGCTGGAGAGAGCAGCTTCTGGAAGGACTCAAGGAGATCCGGGGAGTAGAGATCGAATTCAAGGGAGAATCGCTTACCGTCCATTATCGCAAGGCAACTGACCCGGAAAGGACCCTGGCGCATGTCAATGCCGCGATTGCGCAGCTCACACCCGAGCCGAAAAGAATCGGCGGGAAATTCGTCGTCAACCTGCTCCCCATGGAGGCACAGACCAAAGGAGAGGCGCTAGTGGCCTCGATGGAGAGACTCGGATTAACGCGATCCATCTTTTTCGGAGACGATCTGACCGACGAGGAGGTCTTTCAACTGAAAGATACCGATCTGTTCGGCATTCATATCGGCAAGGACGACCGAACCGCTGCCCCCTATTACCTGAACAGCCAGTCTGAACTGCTCGGGCTCCTCAATTCGATAGTCGGAATCCTGGAATCACAATACAATAACAGGGGAGAGTGACCTGCCGCTCCGCTGAGAAGGATACATCACAATGCATAAACGCATTAACATGTTACGAGAATTTTCCGTTCCGCTTATCAGCGGGATCATAGTTGCACTCGTCTGGTCGAACCTTTCTCCGGAGAGCTACTTCCACTTCAACCATGGTCCACTTATTGGACAATTGAGCTTTCACTTCCTGACAAACGACATCTTCATGGTGCTGTTTTTCGGCATTGCCGCTGCCGAAATCACCCAGAGCTGCCTGCCGGGCGGCGACCTCCACCCGCTGCACAAAGCCGTCAATCCGTTGCTGGCCACCATCGGAGGCGTGGTAGGCCCCGTATTGGTTTACATCGTTATCAATGAAGTTGTCGGCGATCCTTCATTGCGCAGGGGATGGGGAATCCCGACCGCCACGGACATCGCCCTGGCCTGGCTGGTGGCGCGAATCGTCTTCGGCAGCCGCCATCCGGCCATCTCATTCCTGCTCCTGCTGGCCATAGCCGATGATGCCATTGGTCTGGCCATCATAGCGCTGTTCTATCCCGATCCGGGTCAACCGACCCAGCCAATCTGGCTCATGTTGACGGTCGCCGGCATGGCCACCGCCTATCTGCTGCGACGTTTCAAGATACAAAATTACTGGCCATATCTCCTGGCCGGGGGCACCCTCAGCTGGGTGGGGCTGTTCAATGCCCATCTGCACCCTGCACTCTCATTTGTGTTTATAATACCGTTTTTCCCCCACCCGGAGAGAGAGACACGGCATATCTTCGAAGGGGACATCCATGAGCATTCCGTTATGCACCGCTTCGAACAAGACTGGAAAATTGTGGTCGATTTCGGTCTGTTCATGTTCGGACTTGCCAACGCGGGTGTGCAGTTCACCTCCATCGGCGATGCCACCTGGCTGGTGCTGGGTGCCTTAGTAATCGGCAAAACAGGAGGGATCTTTATCATGGGATGGCTTGGGCACCGCTTGGGCTATTCGTTGCCCAACAAGGTTAACAACAAAGAGCTGGCCC of Geobacter sp. contains these proteins:
- the otsB gene encoding trehalose-phosphatase, producing MTAVYLFNEKALKVFGSYIGPDTLFAFDLDGTLAPIVAEYSAAMVAEPVRCAMKRLVKLAKVSVITGRSRKDALAILGFEPHLLIGNHGAEWPIGTESRDQRFVQTCTGWREQLLEGLKEIRGVEIEFKGESLTVHYRKATDPERTLAHVNAAIAQLTPEPKRIGGKFVVNLLPMEAQTKGEALVASMERLGLTRSIFFGDDLTDEEVFQLKDTDLFGIHIGKDDRTAAPYYLNSQSELLGLLNSIVGILESQYNNRGE
- a CDS encoding sodium:proton antiporter; translated protein: MHKRINMLREFSVPLISGIIVALVWSNLSPESYFHFNHGPLIGQLSFHFLTNDIFMVLFFGIAAAEITQSCLPGGDLHPLHKAVNPLLATIGGVVGPVLVYIVINEVVGDPSLRRGWGIPTATDIALAWLVARIVFGSRHPAISFLLLLAIADDAIGLAIIALFYPDPGQPTQPIWLMLTVAGMATAYLLRRFKIQNYWPYLLAGGTLSWVGLFNAHLHPALSFVFIIPFFPHPERETRHIFEGDIHEHSVMHRFEQDWKIVVDFGLFMFGLANAGVQFTSIGDATWLVLGALVIGKTGGIFIMGWLGHRLGYSLPNKVNNKELALVGLIAGIGLTVALFVAGEAFPEPVTQGAAKMGALLSAGCSLIAIIAGKLLKVRRIQ